A part of Solibacillus sp. FSL H8-0538 genomic DNA contains:
- the nhaC gene encoding Na+/H+ antiporter NhaC yields the protein MNKEMSFRWAILPLVSMIAVMFFAIIKLEQGPHMPLIVGTSVAAFVAWKHGFKWNEIEEMMYRGIRLALPAVIIIMLVGLVIGSWMGGGIVATMIYYGLQIISPAWFLVTILLICSIVSLAIGSSWSTMATIGVAGMGIGLSMGIPAPMIAGAVISGAYFGDKMSPLSDTTNLAAGLTGTNLFDHIKHMIYTTVPAYLISIIGFWIMGRKFAGTDMNTSEIQMMLGTIGDEFVISPWLLVVPLLIIVMVAMKVPAIPALLLGVVLGFLSHIVIQGGEMADAVGALQSGYSIVSGNEMVDALFNNGGIDNMMYTVSMTIIAMTFGGILEYSGMLNSIIQQILRFAKSTGSIIAATIASCFATNASCSEQYISIVVPARMFATAYKERGLHSKNLSRCLEDGGTLTSVFIPWNTCGVFIASTLGVTAYEYAPYALLNFIVPIISIIYGYIGFTIVKLTDKEIEEAKQSDLRLEQEAAMQ from the coding sequence ATGAACAAAGAGATGAGCTTTAGATGGGCGATTTTACCATTAGTTAGTATGATTGCCGTCATGTTTTTTGCAATTATCAAATTAGAGCAGGGACCGCATATGCCATTAATTGTTGGTACGAGTGTTGCGGCATTTGTTGCGTGGAAGCACGGGTTTAAGTGGAATGAAATTGAAGAAATGATGTATAGAGGCATTCGTTTAGCATTGCCGGCTGTTATTATCATCATGCTTGTGGGATTAGTAATTGGTTCATGGATGGGTGGCGGTATTGTTGCCACGATGATTTATTACGGTTTGCAAATTATTTCACCGGCTTGGTTTTTAGTAACAATTCTACTTATATGTTCGATTGTTTCACTTGCAATTGGTAGCTCTTGGTCAACGATGGCAACGATTGGTGTAGCTGGGATGGGAATTGGTCTTAGCATGGGTATTCCTGCACCGATGATTGCGGGTGCCGTTATTTCGGGCGCATACTTTGGTGATAAAATGTCACCATTATCTGATACAACAAACTTAGCAGCAGGCTTAACTGGTACAAACTTATTTGATCATATTAAGCACATGATTTATACGACGGTGCCTGCTTATTTAATTTCAATTATTGGCTTTTGGATTATGGGTCGAAAATTTGCTGGGACAGATATGAATACTTCAGAAATTCAAATGATGTTAGGGACGATTGGCGATGAATTTGTGATTTCGCCGTGGTTATTAGTTGTACCGCTATTAATCATTGTCATGGTAGCGATGAAAGTACCGGCTATTCCGGCCCTTTTATTAGGTGTAGTACTTGGCTTCCTTTCACATATCGTTATTCAAGGAGGGGAAATGGCGGATGCAGTAGGAGCTCTGCAAAGTGGCTACTCAATCGTTTCTGGTAATGAAATGGTTGATGCATTATTTAATAACGGTGGAATCGACAATATGATGTACACCGTATCAATGACGATTATTGCGATGACGTTCGGTGGGATTTTAGAGTATTCAGGCATGCTGAACTCAATAATTCAACAGATTTTACGTTTTGCAAAATCAACAGGTAGCATAATTGCGGCAACAATTGCATCTTGTTTTGCAACAAATGCGAGCTGTTCGGAACAATATATTTCAATAGTCGTTCCAGCACGTATGTTTGCAACCGCTTACAAGGAACGCGGCTTACATTCGAAAAATTTATCACGCTGCTTAGAAGACGGTGGAACATTAACATCTGTATTTATTCCGTGGAATACATGCGGTGTGTTTATTGCTTCAACACTTGGCGTGACGGCGTATGAATATGCACCGTATGCGTTATTAAACTTCATTGTACCGATTATTTCTATTATTTACGGGTACATCGGCTTCACGATTGTTAAACTGACGGATAAAGAAATTGAAGAAGCCAAGCAATCAGATCTTCGTTTAGAACAAGAAGCAGCAATGCAATAA
- a CDS encoding mandelate racemase/muconate lactonizing enzyme family protein → MKIKSIEINCIELPLIEPFIVSYATYPNMPSIIVKMTTECGLVGWGEAVPDEHVTGETLEGTYAVLQHTLAPALIGENPMNFEQLHQMMDNLIYSAPAAKAAIDIACFDVTGKKLQVPAYQLTGGRYHKKFPITHVLSIAEPQAMADEAARRVEMGYRSFKMKVGRDVASDVARIKAVRERVGDEIAIRVDVNQGWVNSSTTMQALRELEKIGLDWLEQPVRADDIDGMVEIKEKTTIPMMIDEGVRGVCEMREIIAKRAADKVNIKLMKSGGIYPAMKLAHMAEMAGIECQIGSMVESSVGSAAGFHVAFSKKVFTSVELTGPLKFSKDIGNLHYDVPFIELTEKPGLGVDVDEVVLAELTTIKCVVN, encoded by the coding sequence ATGAAAATCAAATCAATCGAAATAAATTGCATTGAATTACCTTTAATTGAACCATTTATCGTCAGCTACGCAACATACCCAAATATGCCTTCGATCATCGTGAAAATGACGACTGAGTGTGGATTAGTAGGATGGGGAGAAGCGGTGCCAGATGAGCATGTGACAGGGGAAACGTTAGAAGGCACATACGCAGTACTGCAGCATACATTAGCTCCAGCGTTAATCGGAGAAAACCCGATGAATTTTGAACAACTACATCAAATGATGGATAACTTAATTTACAGTGCACCAGCAGCAAAGGCAGCGATTGATATTGCCTGCTTCGATGTTACGGGGAAAAAGCTACAAGTACCAGCGTACCAACTAACAGGCGGCCGTTACCACAAAAAGTTTCCGATTACGCATGTCCTAAGTATTGCCGAGCCGCAAGCGATGGCCGATGAAGCAGCAAGACGTGTAGAAATGGGTTATCGTTCATTTAAAATGAAAGTAGGTCGTGATGTCGCGAGTGATGTTGCACGCATTAAAGCAGTACGAGAGCGTGTCGGTGATGAAATCGCAATTCGCGTAGACGTCAACCAAGGCTGGGTAAACAGTTCTACAACAATGCAAGCCTTACGTGAGCTTGAAAAAATAGGATTAGACTGGTTAGAGCAGCCGGTTCGTGCAGATGATATTGACGGCATGGTCGAAATTAAAGAGAAAACAACGATTCCGATGATGATTGATGAAGGTGTGCGTGGCGTTTGCGAAATGCGTGAAATCATCGCCAAACGCGCAGCAGATAAAGTAAATATTAAGCTTATGAAAAGCGGTGGAATTTATCCTGCAATGAAGCTTGCACATATGGCAGAAATGGCCGGCATTGAATGCCAAATCGGCTCAATGGTTGAATCTTCAGTTGGTTCAGCGGCAGGCTTCCACGTTGCTTTTTCGAAAAAAGTATTTACTAGTGTCGAGTTAACAGGCCCGCTAAAGTTTTCAAAAGATATCGGCAATCTACACTATGACGTGCCGTTTATCGAATTAACTGAAAAACCAGGCTTGGGCGTCGATGTAGACGAAGTTGTTTTAGCAGAATTAACAACAATTAAGTGTGTGGTGAACTAA
- a CDS encoding GNAT family N-acetyltransferase yields MIATGSLGEQQYEVYVLDTSHVPELMTLQQEVVEALPDKAILQPLDEEELLFILQGNGLMIGIFVGDKLIAFRALLEPELDAEHLGYDIGLTTEADLRQVLYQEISNVHPDFRGYGLQRLMAEIVMAQVDSSKHPIICATVMPYNIASLKDKFLQGMHVAALKYKYGGKLRYVFVKYLNEAVVCGEETVDISMGDTEGQQQLLKAGFVGIEMKSAGDDFIVTYRKK; encoded by the coding sequence ATGATTGCAACAGGATCTTTAGGTGAGCAGCAGTATGAAGTATATGTACTGGATACAAGCCATGTGCCGGAATTAATGACCTTACAGCAGGAAGTAGTAGAGGCGTTACCGGATAAAGCTATTCTCCAGCCTTTAGACGAAGAGGAGCTATTATTTATTTTACAAGGCAACGGACTAATGATAGGGATCTTTGTGGGGGACAAATTAATTGCCTTCCGCGCACTGTTAGAACCGGAGCTTGATGCAGAACACCTTGGTTATGATATCGGGTTAACGACAGAAGCGGATTTACGCCAAGTTTTATACCAGGAAATCTCAAATGTACATCCAGATTTCCGTGGTTACGGTCTGCAGCGCTTAATGGCAGAAATCGTGATGGCGCAAGTAGATTCGTCTAAACACCCGATTATATGCGCGACGGTGATGCCGTATAATATCGCAAGCTTAAAAGATAAATTTTTACAAGGCATGCATGTTGCCGCGCTTAAATACAAATACGGTGGGAAATTACGCTACGTCTTTGTGAAATATTTAAATGAAGCAGTTGTGTGCGGCGAAGAGACTGTGGACATTTCGATGGGTGATACAGAAGGGCAACAGCAATTATTAAAAGCAGGCTTTGTGGGCATAGAAATGAAGTCAGCTGGTGATGACTTCATTGTGACGTATCGCAAGAAATAA
- a CDS encoding transporter substrate-binding domain-containing protein → MNFKQLGKFLAVGFASVTILAACGNTEDIDTTSSSKDVAANENETANAESTEVASVKVAFAQAAKPITYVDENGNATGYDVEVMKLVDEKLEDYEFEYIPTTDDDLFIGVEQGKYDVGVKNAFFTEERTKKFLFPEEFIGLSSAGLLLKSDKTDINNLSDFASKKLSLAPIAASSAQYTIIEEYNTANPNNQVNLVAGDEFNVDIVQWVNEGRVDGGITIEAIFSSQVTDEDGPYHSLINDVVYKEFAVIKTWPLFNKQQKEFAAAYDEAIAELKETDALRKLAEEFYGKDLFQLLDQANR, encoded by the coding sequence TTGAATTTTAAACAGTTAGGTAAATTTTTAGCAGTAGGTTTTGCATCCGTTACTATTTTAGCAGCATGTGGCAACACAGAAGATATCGACACAACTAGCAGCAGTAAAGATGTTGCGGCAAATGAGAATGAGACAGCTAACGCCGAATCAACAGAAGTGGCATCAGTAAAAGTAGCATTTGCTCAAGCAGCAAAACCAATAACGTATGTAGATGAAAACGGCAATGCAACAGGCTATGACGTGGAAGTGATGAAATTAGTCGATGAAAAATTAGAGGACTATGAATTTGAATATATCCCAACAACAGACGATGATTTATTTATTGGCGTAGAGCAAGGAAAGTATGATGTTGGAGTTAAAAACGCCTTCTTCACAGAAGAACGCACAAAAAAATTTTTATTCCCTGAAGAATTTATCGGTTTAAGTAGCGCGGGTCTTTTATTAAAATCCGACAAAACAGATATCAATAATTTAAGTGATTTTGCTTCTAAAAAGCTTTCTCTAGCACCAATTGCAGCAAGCAGTGCACAATATACAATCATCGAAGAATATAATACAGCGAATCCTAACAACCAAGTAAATTTAGTTGCAGGTGATGAGTTTAACGTGGATATCGTCCAATGGGTAAACGAGGGACGTGTAGATGGTGGAATTACAATTGAAGCGATCTTTTCATCTCAAGTAACAGACGAAGATGGTCCTTATCATAGTTTAATTAATGACGTAGTATATAAAGAATTCGCCGTGATTAAAACATGGCCGCTATTTAATAAACAACAAAAAGAATTTGCTGCTGCCTATGACGAAGCTATCGCAGAGTTAAAGGAAACAGATGCACTAAGAAAATTAGCCGAAGAGTTTTACGGAAAAGATTTATTCCAATTGCTAGACCAAGCAAATCGTTAA
- a CDS encoding MerR family transcriptional regulator: MTSSTYAATAFAEHIGVSKTSVNHYVSILEEQGYKVSRNARQHREFTDKDIEIVKALITLNKKRGIKLKEAAQLVMAPGFEVDTVANQFDPLTPQIIDPTKYDDLARSMELLATHVYGIEQQNAQLIELIQAQRTQNDLLMDQNNTLKQELGSMMNHLLQKANEPAALPTRQLDRVEQQNSAIMNALNRINTQQHEQQLNDYEAQKKEKQTGLFAKLLKK; the protein is encoded by the coding sequence GTGACTAGTAGTACATATGCAGCAACAGCATTTGCCGAGCACATCGGGGTTAGTAAGACATCTGTAAATCATTATGTATCGATCTTAGAGGAGCAAGGGTATAAAGTTTCACGTAATGCCCGTCAGCACCGCGAGTTTACAGACAAAGATATCGAAATTGTAAAGGCATTAATTACCTTAAATAAAAAGCGTGGCATAAAACTAAAAGAAGCGGCGCAGCTTGTCATGGCACCCGGCTTTGAAGTGGACACTGTGGCGAATCAATTTGATCCATTAACGCCACAGATCATTGACCCAACGAAATACGATGATTTAGCCCGTTCCATGGAATTACTCGCAACGCATGTGTATGGGATTGAACAGCAAAACGCCCAATTAATTGAACTTATCCAAGCACAGCGTACGCAAAATGATTTACTAATGGATCAAAACAATACGTTAAAACAAGAGCTTGGTTCAATGATGAATCATTTGCTCCAAAAAGCAAATGAACCGGCTGCGCTTCCAACACGCCAGCTTGACCGTGTGGAGCAACAAAATAGTGCCATCATGAATGCACTAAATCGCATAAATACGCAACAGCATGAACAACAACTGAACGACTACGAAGCACAAAAGAAAGAAAAACAAACAGGTTTATTTGCAAAATTGTTGAAGAAATAA
- a CDS encoding ADP-ribosylglycohydrolase family protein: MDQLRAAIFGFCVGDALGVPVEFEERDTFQITEMVGYRSWNVPAGSWSDDSAMMFCTMEHFVEQSDLDALKEKFCDWRYRGYWTHDNEPTFDIGITISEVIQRWEFYGYLEKACDIEQSNGNGALMRILPLAFEVKKRGLVGDDLFDFVKSYATLTHGHIRSTLACAHYIYVARGLLEGDGFIVAFNRANAMLQQKLLAYPKEGKHFFRFANLQNTSRESIHSSGYVIDTIEAVYWSLLHTKSYEEAVLKGIHLGNDTDTIGALIGGLAGIMYGYNSIPERWLNELAKGEGIEDLIRRFE; the protein is encoded by the coding sequence GTGGATCAATTACGAGCAGCAATTTTTGGGTTTTGTGTAGGGGATGCACTAGGTGTGCCAGTGGAATTTGAGGAGCGGGATACATTTCAAATTACAGAAATGGTCGGCTACAGGAGCTGGAATGTGCCTGCGGGGAGCTGGTCGGATGATTCAGCGATGATGTTTTGTACGATGGAGCATTTTGTGGAGCAGTCGGATTTGGACGCTTTAAAGGAAAAGTTTTGCGACTGGAGATACCGTGGTTACTGGACCCATGATAATGAGCCAACCTTTGATATTGGAATCACCATTTCTGAAGTCATTCAGCGCTGGGAATTTTACGGCTATTTAGAAAAAGCATGTGACATTGAACAAAGCAATGGCAACGGGGCACTTATGCGTATTTTACCACTTGCTTTTGAAGTGAAAAAACGAGGTCTAGTAGGGGATGATTTATTTGATTTTGTGAAGTCGTATGCCACTCTTACACATGGCCATATTCGTTCAACACTAGCCTGTGCACATTATATCTATGTTGCACGCGGGCTACTGGAAGGTGATGGTTTTATCGTAGCGTTTAATCGGGCAAACGCCATGCTTCAACAGAAATTACTGGCTTATCCGAAAGAGGGAAAACATTTTTTTCGCTTTGCAAACTTACAGAATACTTCCCGTGAAAGTATTCATAGTTCTGGTTATGTAATTGATACAATTGAAGCGGTTTATTGGAGCTTACTTCATACAAAGTCTTACGAGGAAGCCGTATTGAAGGGGATTCATCTAGGTAATGACACTGATACGATTGGCGCACTGATTGGTGGACTTGCGGGCATCATGTACGGGTACAATAGCATCCCTGAACGTTGGCTAAATGAGCTCGCGAAGGGTGAGGGAATTGAGGATCTGATTAGGCGTTTTGAGTGA
- a CDS encoding cell wall hydrolase, which translates to MPRIKYRDADIDLMARMMRAEAEGEGKQGMLYVGNVIVNRAIADCLDFKDVRTIEDVIYQVQGGNYSFEAVQKGNLFYERARPTEKKLAKQTLDYWRDHPGKYALWYFNPYAPCPPTWYGQPFAGQFKNHCYYEPAAGTCESVYNG; encoded by the coding sequence ATGCCAAGAATAAAATACCGAGATGCAGATATTGACTTAATGGCTAGGATGATGAGAGCCGAAGCTGAAGGTGAAGGAAAACAAGGCATGTTATATGTTGGAAATGTAATTGTTAATCGTGCTATCGCAGATTGTTTAGACTTTAAAGATGTAAGGACAATTGAAGATGTCATTTATCAGGTACAAGGAGGAAATTATTCTTTTGAAGCTGTTCAAAAAGGAAATTTATTTTATGAAAGAGCGAGACCTACTGAAAAAAAATTAGCAAAACAGACTTTGGATTATTGGAGAGACCACCCAGGGAAATATGCGCTTTGGTATTTTAATCCATATGCCCCATGCCCACCAACATGGTACGGTCAACCTTTCGCTGGTCAATTTAAAAATCATTGTTATTATGAACCAGCAGCTGGAACATGTGAAAGTGTTTATAACGGTTAA
- a CDS encoding Fe3+ hydroxamate ABC transporter substrate-binding protein yields the protein MALITPKCMMCNKEIQHDEEVFVQIRYPKQKGFTEIKAYLNIEGKFICKECSPKISI from the coding sequence ATGGCACTAATAACTCCAAAATGTATGATGTGTAATAAAGAAATCCAGCACGATGAAGAAGTATTTGTGCAAATTCGATACCCGAAGCAAAAAGGATTCACCGAAATCAAAGCGTATTTAAATATCGAAGGTAAGTTTATCTGTAAAGAGTGTTCACCGAAAATTAGTATTTAA
- a CDS encoding YfbR-like 5'-deoxynucleotidase, with translation MQITKHEGVIFIGIHTFFTSLGDLERIIRCPGRFKFEEHNVAAHSWKVSQYAMFFATLEELNGAEINWKSLYEKTINHDFAEVFIGDIKTPVKHASVELKQMLAHVEEKMMEKFILEEIPPSLQSIFFERMKEGKDATMEGRLLEFADKLDQFYESFAELKRGNTDKEFVYMYQTALTKLLLIPLPVSIDYFRNEILRDAVAEETQINIEILTEQVLQQLKKP, from the coding sequence ATGCAAATAACTAAACATGAAGGAGTGATTTTTATAGGAATTCATACGTTTTTCACAAGCCTAGGTGATTTGGAACGCATCATCCGCTGCCCCGGACGCTTTAAATTTGAGGAACATAATGTAGCCGCCCACTCATGGAAAGTGTCCCAATATGCGATGTTTTTTGCGACGCTTGAAGAACTTAACGGCGCGGAAATCAACTGGAAATCATTATACGAAAAAACCATCAACCATGACTTTGCTGAAGTATTTATAGGAGACATTAAAACACCCGTTAAGCATGCGAGTGTTGAGTTAAAACAAATGCTCGCACATGTGGAAGAAAAAATGATGGAGAAATTCATCCTTGAAGAGATTCCCCCTTCTTTGCAAAGTATCTTTTTTGAACGCATGAAGGAAGGCAAGGATGCAACAATGGAAGGCAGATTACTCGAATTTGCTGACAAGCTCGACCAATTTTACGAATCCTTTGCCGAATTAAAACGAGGCAATACGGATAAAGAGTTTGTTTATATGTATCAAACTGCTCTAACTAAGCTACTCTTAATTCCGCTCCCAGTCAGTATCGACTATTTCCGCAATGAAATTTTACGCGACGCGGTAGCCGAGGAAACACAAATTAATATTGAAATCCTCACAGAACAAGTGCTACAGCAGCTTAAGAAACCTTAA
- a CDS encoding putative motility protein produces MDISSMMSAQVAQLQQTVQMSILDQSLNLGAASAIKMLEDMPEQPVAAHPYKGQVIDVQV; encoded by the coding sequence ATGGATATTAGTTCAATGATGTCTGCTCAAGTTGCCCAACTGCAACAAACAGTTCAAATGAGCATTTTAGACCAATCCCTAAACTTAGGAGCAGCTAGTGCAATAAAAATGCTCGAGGATATGCCGGAACAACCTGTTGCTGCACATCCTTACAAAGGGCAAGTTATTGACGTTCAAGTTTGA
- a CDS encoding LysM peptidoglycan-binding and 3D domain-containing protein, with amino-acid sequence MNKKLLALATIFTLSAGGFSINATAATHSVERGESLWSISQEYNMTVDELKELNSIGSNTIYPEQSLHVDGEGTAYLIEEGNSLFTVSLEHNVEVEALAEWNDVNTDVIVTGETLAVTEPVETTTAPAQPTAKQTSNNASKSTTASNTMKIVTMEATAYTAYCEGCSGITANGTDLRANPDLKVIAVDPKVIPLGTKVWVEGYGEAIAADTGGAIKGNKIDLFMPHKSDAYTWGRKSVTVKILD; translated from the coding sequence ATGAACAAAAAGTTATTAGCGTTAGCTACTATATTTACTCTCAGTGCGGGAGGTTTCTCAATCAACGCAACCGCAGCAACGCACTCTGTGGAGCGTGGAGAGTCACTTTGGTCAATCAGTCAAGAGTATAATATGACAGTTGACGAATTAAAGGAATTAAATAGTATAGGCTCGAATACGATCTATCCAGAACAATCATTACACGTAGATGGGGAAGGCACAGCTTATTTAATCGAAGAGGGGAATTCATTATTTACAGTTTCCCTCGAGCATAACGTAGAAGTGGAAGCGTTAGCAGAATGGAACGACGTCAACACGGATGTAATTGTAACAGGGGAAACATTAGCAGTAACGGAGCCAGTTGAAACAACAACGGCACCGGCTCAGCCAACTGCGAAGCAAACATCAAATAATGCGTCAAAATCAACAACTGCAAGCAATACCATGAAAATAGTAACAATGGAGGCAACAGCATATACGGCTTATTGTGAAGGGTGTTCAGGAATTACGGCGAATGGCACGGACTTACGTGCTAACCCAGACTTAAAAGTAATCGCGGTGGACCCGAAAGTCATTCCACTAGGTACAAAAGTATGGGTAGAGGGCTACGGTGAAGCGATTGCAGCCGATACAGGTGGCGCAATTAAAGGTAATAAAATCGATTTATTCATGCCGCATAAGTCAGATGCTTACACATGGGGACGTAAATCTGTAACGGTGAAAATTTTAGACTAA
- a CDS encoding superoxide dismutase family protein produces MKKQILLASVVIILSGCNLFKKEEVVPVNAPETLTAKAVMHNTKGELIGEVIFTEKDEGVELAAVLNGLPQGEHGIHIHETGKCDAPKFELAGAHFNPTNKKHGIENAEGPHVGDLPNLTAAEDGSVQLNFIATNFTLKKGESNSLFDSDGSAVVIHEKADDYKTDPSGNSGARIACGVIE; encoded by the coding sequence ATGAAAAAACAAATTTTATTAGCATCAGTAGTAATTATTTTAAGTGGCTGTAATTTATTTAAGAAAGAGGAAGTAGTACCTGTTAACGCGCCGGAAACTTTGACAGCAAAAGCGGTCATGCACAATACAAAAGGTGAACTGATTGGTGAAGTTATATTCACCGAAAAAGATGAAGGGGTTGAATTAGCTGCGGTACTGAATGGTTTGCCACAGGGTGAGCATGGAATTCATATTCACGAAACAGGGAAATGTGACGCACCAAAGTTTGAATTAGCTGGTGCACATTTTAATCCGACGAATAAAAAGCACGGGATTGAAAATGCAGAGGGCCCACATGTAGGAGATTTACCAAACTTAACAGCGGCGGAGGATGGTTCGGTTCAGTTGAATTTTATTGCAACGAATTTTACGCTGAAAAAAGGGGAGAGTAATTCTTTATTTGATTCAGACGGGAGCGCTGTTGTCATTCATGAAAAGGCCGATGATTATAAAACGGATCCATCGGGGAATTCGGGTGCCAGAATTGCTTGTGGTGTCATTGAATAA
- a CDS encoding TAXI family TRAP transporter solute-binding subunit: MKSNKFLFLMVFSMLLLVLAACSSDDDTSTTKDTGTDKEEATETETAEEEKPSFDVDFLSVLTGGTQGTYYPLGGTFADLITTETGVKTTAEVSQASAANMTALQNGEGEIAFVQTDIAYYATEGLLMFEGQTIDTVSALGALYPETVQLVTLADSGIKSFEDLKGKKVSVGAPGSGTYANAEQLLEIHGLTMKDIQAQNLDFGESTDGIQSGQIDAAFITAGYPTGAVEALNATNGVYIVPVTADKAAELIAKYPYYAVDAIPSGTYGLTEETPAVSVGAMLAVKKDLPEDLVYAITKAIYDNTDKISHAKGAFIKAETGLAGIGIEVHPGAQKYFDEVNN, encoded by the coding sequence ATGAAATCAAATAAGTTTCTTTTTTTAATGGTCTTCAGCATGCTATTGCTAGTTTTAGCTGCATGTAGTAGTGATGATGATACATCAACTACAAAAGACACGGGTACGGATAAAGAAGAAGCAACAGAGACAGAAACTGCAGAAGAAGAGAAACCATCGTTTGATGTGGATTTCTTAAGCGTATTAACTGGTGGAACTCAAGGTACTTACTATCCATTAGGTGGTACTTTTGCTGACTTAATTACAACTGAAACAGGTGTAAAAACAACGGCTGAAGTTTCTCAAGCATCAGCTGCCAACATGACAGCTCTTCAAAATGGTGAAGGTGAAATCGCTTTCGTACAAACAGATATCGCATACTATGCAACGGAAGGCTTATTAATGTTTGAAGGTCAAACAATCGATACAGTTTCTGCTTTAGGTGCACTTTACCCAGAAACAGTTCAACTTGTAACATTAGCTGATTCAGGTATTAAATCATTTGAAGACTTAAAAGGTAAAAAAGTTTCAGTAGGTGCGCCAGGTTCTGGTACATACGCAAACGCTGAGCAATTACTTGAAATTCATGGTTTAACGATGAAGGATATTCAAGCTCAAAACTTAGATTTCGGTGAGTCAACAGATGGTATTCAGTCTGGTCAAATCGATGCAGCGTTCATCACTGCAGGTTACCCAACTGGTGCAGTTGAAGCGCTTAACGCTACAAATGGCGTTTACATCGTTCCTGTTACAGCAGATAAAGCAGCCGAATTAATTGCGAAATATCCATACTATGCAGTGGATGCAATTCCTTCAGGCACTTATGGTTTAACAGAAGAAACTCCAGCTGTATCAGTTGGTGCAATGCTTGCTGTTAAGAAAGATCTTCCAGAAGATTTAGTATACGCAATTACAAAAGCTATTTATGACAACACAGATAAAATTAGCCACGCAAAAGGTGCATTCATCAAAGCTGAAACTGGTTTAGCTGGTATCGGAATTGAAGTACACCCTGGGGCTCAAAAATATTTCGATGAAGTAAACAACTAA
- a CDS encoding DUF1850 domain-containing protein — MKKWVVMVIICGLIALMFIPFGRALTFTETRTDQPTLHYIKLTEHTDFQIIFTHSIHLTDVIESYHVRPTNDFQLLSMEYSDVAIGMPAYAEDGQTLIYEDGVYTLSYDEAILQNFTLYIGDVDYKLQLQYMTNIIDLKEQLTRGKSYLFEVKKLSFYEKLKGVELYGG; from the coding sequence ATGAAAAAGTGGGTTGTTATGGTCATAATTTGTGGGTTGATTGCATTAATGTTTATACCGTTCGGACGTGCACTTACATTTACTGAAACACGGACAGACCAGCCGACGTTGCATTACATAAAGTTAACAGAGCACACAGATTTTCAAATTATTTTTACGCATTCCATTCATTTAACGGATGTCATTGAAAGCTATCATGTACGCCCCACGAATGATTTTCAATTATTGTCGATGGAATACTCAGATGTGGCGATTGGCATGCCAGCCTATGCAGAGGATGGTCAAACACTAATCTATGAGGACGGCGTATATACGCTATCTTATGATGAAGCGATTTTACAGAACTTCACCTTATATATTGGTGATGTTGACTACAAATTACAGCTTCAATACATGACGAATATAATTGATTTAAAAGAACAACTTACACGTGGTAAATCTTATTTATTTGAAGTGAAAAAACTATCATTCTATGAAAAATTGAAAGGAGTCGAATTATATGGTGGATAA